The region TAGCATTTTCAGTTAtgcttcagatttatttgtaaatatgtgaaaattaaagctccttttttacttttctacccaaattatttaaaactaaagcaaaagcaaaaactcGGCCTTCATTGCTGCAGCACCTCTGGGAGTAAAAGTGGATATATAAATAAAGCTCAGACAACAATTATGGGCGAGGCACATAAACAGAGGAAGAGAGTGGTGCAGACGCCCCCTTCTGGTGGCTAAAGGCTACAGCAACAAAACTCaaacagaagagagagagaattgGATTTTATAATAAACAGAATTAAAACTTCAGCGGAAACTCAGACTTCAACTTTTAATCTTTACAAACTACAGTCTGGCCAGACGGACGGATACACAGAGGAATGggtggatggacagacggatggatggatggatggatggatggatggatggatggatggatggatggacggacagaggaatggatgaatggatggatgtttggaCAGAGGAATGGATGGACataaggatggatggatggatggatggatggatggatggatggatggatggatggatggatggatggacataaggatggatggatggatggatgaaaaatcTGTCTTCTATTAGCACAAAACACATTAATGgaggtttttgttaaagaaaaaacatctaaaataaaaaatctcttttaTCCATGCCTCATAGACATTTGTCtgaatacagagaaacattAAACCAAACATTAAGCCAAGCTGAACCTGAATAAGGAGAATTTAAATGACTCTGGATAAAAACGCCGCTCTCTGCTGCTCGTTCAAACTCTAAGTGCTTCTTCAGGCAACACATTTCAGGGACAAGCCTCTCCTATGCACTAATGtatcaaacaaaagcaaatggaaaaaaccctcaggaataaaaaaacagaggaaaaaaacaaaaaaaatggcgGATTCTTGTCACATTCCATCAGACAATAAGTTCCGATTCACTCGCTGTGGGTCAAAggttaaacacagaaaaagaaacaaacacgtTTTTATCTCCAAATCCCACACTGCCTGGAAAAAAGACagatttctaaatgtttcaccAGGAGATAaacatcaacagcagcagcgaCAACATTTAATGCTGCAGCACCTCAgcgatgacctttgacccagttTCATTGTGTTTACTCGATTCCTCAGAGACTGAAGAGTCTTCAGGAGGAAGTAATGCAGAACGTATCTAGATttaacacatttacaaaattatcCTCAATTTTTGGTTCATTCACAGGAAATCCAAGCTGAAATTGCACTTTTATTGAACTATGTTTCTCAGGTGATTGTAAGAAAaccttacaaaaataaatataattcatatttaacAACAATGGTAACTGGTTTAAGAACCTACAATTTCACAggaaaagaaatgcagaaaattataattaaatagAATTTTTTCTGAGCTGTTGAGCtcgtttaaaacaaaaacattgataaaAGACGTTTTGCACCAGATTTAGCTTTAAGCTGCTTCCATTTGTAGTCCCAGAGCAGTACAGTCATAAAACTACAACATAAACaatgctaaatgctaaataACTAGCATGTGtgctaaataaatatcaataccTGTGAgaagttattattttagtaatcaattactctgacaattaatctgataaaaatgGGCATTTTCTGATATTTACTCATCATtaaggctgcaactaatgattattttagtaatcgattatttgATTATActgatgattaatcaaacaaaaaattggcacattcttcagatttttcatttaaccccataagcctttttaaaataaaatattagaaatacaacaaaagatgaaaacaaatagcACAGTTCCTTTCtaaaaataagaacataaaGATGTTATTACCTAAAATACAACAAGGTGGCATTCCTTAGTGAGTggttgattatttgtagcaaaggaggAATCTgcagctaataaaaatatttgtgtaaGGTTGAtctgtttattatattttggattaaccaattaaCAATTTTATAGCAAAAGATACTTAATGGGAGAtcattttttacagattttgcaCCAGGTGATACTAAAACTGAGACTTgagttttttatgcttttttcatcttcaatgcaaaatgtgtttattttttgtccagtttttttACTATTACTGCTCTGACTGCTTTGTTCTTAAGCCTGTTGAAATGACTAATCAATCGATTAACAACTTAAAATGAGGTAAATTTCAATTCTGATGTTTACTATTTTTCCaagggaaatttttttttttacaaacttcatAATCTATTTCATTTATGATTtcatgtggattttatttcaattttttgatTATTCAAAATATCTTCTAGTTTCAGTGTTAAGTGTATTTTTCCAAACTGTGACTTGTTTTAAGAACAATCAACTCGTAGAGACTCGTATACATTCACAGTGTGACTGTGTAGTTTGACTTCCTCCACATCGAATGTTTACAGTCTGAATTAGACTTTTaggatttattttcattcatttattactCAGATTACACAAAAGGTCAACAACGATTAGCTTTAAAAATTTATAATTATCACTAATTGTAGGAGTTTGTTGTGATTTACGTACAGAGAATATATGAAAactgaaagatttaaaaaattttattaataaaaagaagcaaactAAGAATTCTGCTTTAGGTTTTCCAACTTATTTTCTCATTACTGttatttaaaatcttatttacatATCCCAGCATGCATTGGGCCAGCAAACACCCCCAAAATATCCCAGATCCAACTCCcacgcagacacacaaacacaccacgGCGATGGTTCTGTTCTCCAGCTCACATTACTTAGTCTTATTAGCACAGCGTTATCAACATTTACAGACACCAGGATAGTTCACGTTCCTGCAGAGCAACTCGCAgattatttaacaaaattaacaaaaaaagataacACCGCAACAACAATCATCCTTTTAAGACTTTCacaacatttgtttaatttaggaAGAACGGAGTAAAGATGTATCTGAaggctgaagctgctgcagggaaaacaggaagcagtcGTCTCACACAAAACAAATCCATAAAAAGGTTATGAGCTGCACCGGCTAAAGGACATTTCCTTCTATACCACCAGTTATAATCAATTAAACTGCTCCTAAAGTTGTGTCTGAGTGAAAACATCTGCAGATTATCAAGACACAGAAATACAACATAACaagtctaaaaataaattttctgctAAATTCAATCACCTGATTGGCTCTAAATTTCCCCCAACATGTTGTAAACATCAAATTTTATCTGGAATTGCTTTTCAggaattcattaaattaatttaatttggcTATTGGTGAAATTAAGGGTTTCCTGTTGAAACAGGACACAGAAAAAGTAGtgcatggttttattttcagaagaatTCAGTAGAGGAACAAGCTTCTAATAGTCCGGCAGAACCagctaatattttaaatataaacataagaAGCACATGCTTTTAACAGttccttttctgtttcctgcaaTATTTACATTGAATTTCAGCAAAGAATAAGACTAAAAGTACCAGTGATATGCTTTTAGATCTATTCTTTTTATTAGGTTGGActctatatatattttaaaatttgctatCCCACATAAAGAAACTATGCATTCTCTTTTAGCAAAATTTAGCATTTAActtcattaaaatatatataaagaacCACTATTTTATCTCTAAGTATACATTTATCCTCTTCATAAGACTGCtttccaacaaaaaaactgtcttCATTCAGAGACCTTTTCagattcactgtaatacagactgctacaggagatccgccctgccaacagccatcaacATATACAACTATTCgtttcatatttttaactaCTTGATAGTTATGTTTAGGCATTGATACAATTTTCTTCACctcttttcctttatttttcaataaacttGCTTTGCCTCATTATTTCAGAGATATTGTGAACACAAACATGAGAAGGGACACAAATCCTGCTGAGAAAATTCACCCGGAGTAACAAAAACCAGGCTGTTTACACGCTGGTGGCTTTAATAGCGCATCTGTGGAAATATGCAAATGAGCCCAGGTGTGTATTTAAATATGAACCCGCTGACTTGATGCGCTGCTGGTTTCTTACCTGTTTTTCCAGCATGATCATTCTCTCAGTATCATGACCTTCATGGAGCGGCTTCCCCGTCAGACACACTCCATCTCTGCCAGCATCTTCACGGATAAaccagaaggaaaataaaaaaggattttaaaaaacgAGTGGGAGAGGGAAATGAAGGTTATTGATGCTCACGGCTAACTAGCGGCGCCGCTGGGCGGCTAGAAAACCGCTAGGATGGTTTCTCCTTGGCAGGAATGACTCCAACATGTCTTCACGTcaataaaaaaagcattaaggagtttgtttgttttttttttatcacggagaaaaacaacacagcGGTCAGAGGAGGAACAGGAGATAACGGCCACCGAGCTAAGAGGGGTGGCTAGCCGAGCTAGCGTTAGCCAGCTAATCCCGGagaaaaatcagaatttgaTTTGTCTCCTCGGAACCAGATCCATTGTCGCTCCGCTGCCTTCCAGTCACGCCAGAAAAAATACGCGGAGGCGGCGTCCTCTGGCCTCGGCTCTCCCAAACAAACCCCCTCCGCGTACCGACATCCTAGTAAGGGGAGCGGTGTTGTCCAAGAAAAGGGAAAGGAGATGCGGGGACTCGAGCAGTGACACTTTAATGGAGGATGCTGCTGTttctgccgctgctgctgctgcggtcCGCGGAGTGGCTGCGGTCTTCGACTTTCTTGAACGCATCACGACGTGAGCGTTCCGAAGGAGAAACTTGGCGAACTTCGACATCATTTCGTTCACagtcagagttgggtagtaactagttacatttactcaattacagtTACTTgggtaacttttttgaaaaaaacgtacttttaggagtattttgcTACGTCGTactcttttacttgagtaattttataatgaaggaaaatgtctggattcTCTGCtttactgaatgaagaacaaacgtGTTTTAACCACAAattcacacagacacaaacctgcagtttttgttaaagtttcataagttttttttaattaaaagaaactgatctggaaacattttcttttgcctgagtttattttttgttactcatATGACTTGTCATTTTGGtcattaaaataccaaaatttccacttgactttatattttggattatgtaatttttaaatatttaataattgatcatttgattagttactcagtacttaagtaaactttttaccaggtacttttttttactgtttcttaagtaatttcttggaaggctactttttacttttacttgaataaaaatatgttgacgTAGTGCTTATTAAGTACAAGTTTTGAGAACTCTGCCTCTACCTCTTGACACAGCCGAGTAGAGTAGACAAAAACTGTACTCCACTACAGTTTTAGTCTTACTCAAAGAGTAAAACGGTGTTTGGTACAACAAGAAAAAGGATACTCAAATACCCAGCTACTGATCACAATatcttgtttaatattttaaaacgagacaaaaatgtaagaatatatataaattatattttatataattatataaaattactataaataaatacaaataataaagccataatatttcaagaataaagtcgaaaCTTTACAAGAATACGCTTGTAATATGAGactaaagtcataatattactttattctggtattattttgactttattcttgaaatactgattttattcttgaaatattacaactttattcccGTATTAGTTTGACTCTTTTCTTGTGCGACTTTATTCACATcattataactttatttatgtcatactatgactttattcttgtattatttcgactttactctaggttgggttttttttgttgttgttgtttatttgttttttgatttttcttagCAAACGATCCACTAAATAAAACCAACCCAAGTGCTAACGGGGTTACCTCACAggtgtcaaagtccagtcctcaagggccggtgtcctgcagtttttagatgtgccacaggtacaaaacactggaacgaaatggcttaattacctccaccttgtgtagatcagttttccagagcgttgctaatgacctaattattctattcaggtgtggcgCAGCAaaggagtttgacacccctgggtTACCTGAACCATAGTTTAAAAACCACAGGCCTTAACGTCCATGCCTTCAGTTCATCCTGACAGACAGAACCCTGGGCAGCACACTCCTTTGTCTCCTCCGTCCCGATGCATTGTGGGGCTTTACGTAAAGTCAACATGGCGGCCGCCTGCTCCAGAACCCTCTGTAAGGTCGGACGGTCTTTTCTAGAAACTCCAGCCGCGGCTCGGACCGGTACCGTATCATTCTTGCTGGGGAATGCCGGCGCTCACGGCTTCAGAAGGGGGTTGAGCACCGGCGGGCCGGGGTTCCGGTCCAGACTACTGTCCTCGGTTCGGGCAGGAGGAGGCAGAGTTCTGGGCTGCGCCTTTCTGCTCGGAGGAGGTCTGGGTCTGTACCAAACCCTGAAGCTGTCCGTGCAGCAGCACCTGGCTGAAGAGGACAAGAAGGTGAGTCCGGGTTCTGGGGTCGGTTCCGGACCACACGATGGGGTCGACAGAGGTCGAACTGAGTTGCAGCTCTCGGTGATAAACGCTGTACAGTAGAACTACAGCTGTCCTGGTCCAATCAGTGGTTCTGTTGGATTTATTTCCAagcaaaattcaaataaattcgaaaatactttaattatcccaaaggaaaattaaatatcaaaatatctCCAAAGAATaattgtggatggtgatgctacGTTCAGGAAGGCTCTCCTGTAGTAGTCAGTCATGCAAcgaatctgaagaggcctctgactgaagaatgTAGTTGTAAATGACAGACTCGAGACTAGAGCTGAATCTAACGATTActttagttatcgattaatctatcaattattctaaCAATTAATAGGATGAAAAATTGGcacttagatttttatttgatcttttttaatatcaaagatGCATCTAACAGGtactttaataattaattaattttaataattatccTATTAATTTTGGCAATTAATAGGACAGAATAAATTGACAcattatgcagatttttaatttaatctcttAAGATCATATTAGACTATGtcaaattataataaaatgcagaaaatctaATAATTCAGTtcctctttaaataaaaataaaaaaatacatttcttgcCTATAATGCAGTAACGCACATAGATCCCATAAGCCTGAACTGGAACGGATCCATTGCATTTATTGCAATATATTGTTgatgatttattgtccagtccGATAGAACACATAAGGAGAACAGGAGGTGTTTTTCAGAGTTTTGTGACGGGACCAGAAGCCTTAGCTGCTTTACCTCTCGTTGCTTCGCTGCAGGTCTCAGGAGACGGACTGAAGATGACGCTGTACCAATACAAGACCTGCCCGTTCTGCAGCAAAGTGCGAGCCTTTCTGGACTTCTACGGGCTGCCGTACGACGTCGTGGAGGTGAACCCGGTGATGAGGCAGGAGATCAAGTGGTCTGCGTACAGAAAGGTGCCCATCCTGATGGTGGATGGCGAGCTGGTGAGAGAAACGATGAATATCACTTCGGTCTTGTGTCAACGCTCCACAATgtcattaaaatattcagttctGATGATATTCCTGAGGATTTCCATGTtaatcaattaaaattaaatatgattttctgGCTTTTAGTTCATCTTTAGTTTTCACCTAAAGTTTTATCACCTTTAGTTTTATCATCTCTGCTGCAAAAGCCTATCCATATGCTTTAAGGTCTTTTGGTGTCCATCCATCTGCCTGAACAAatagagaattttttttttttaaatgaaataaaaacattttgaaatcacTCTTAAAACAATAtagtttatttcaaacatttctttgaaaatgtattatccagcaaaatgtgttaatgTCTATAGTTGTTTTTCAATATTCCTTGCAACCAATCATTTTCACACATGACTGAATATTTTGTGCTGCTCTACTAAAAGTATTGAACGTTACAACCACGTTGTCTTGTTTTTGCAGCAACTGAATGACTCATCTGTCATCATCAGCTCCCTCAGGACTCTAATGATCAACAAGTAcgttgaaattaatttatttaaaaatacgtGTTTAAAAAGTACAGCAGGTTGTATCTGTTTgttatttaattgtatttctaaaacctttttttatgaatacaaaagtttttcttctccaaTAGAGTCTGTGTGGTCTAATTCCTGACTGGAAAGTACAGAGATATCACTTTTTTGATGATTAAGggattaaatttgtttttttttcattgactCTATCCAGAAATTGAATAGTATATATCAGACTGTAATCACTTATTATTGATGCATCTAGGTTAGGTTCTTCTGCAGTGTGGAAAATTATCAGATTGAAGGGAAGCTTTTACTTTCTGGCGTACTTCagctaaaaactgttttttaaaaatctagtGGGCAACTGTTTCTGTCAAAGATGGGTAgataattgaatttatttagattatGTAATAATTCTGGAGGCACaggtttgatttctttttaaaagttcaccaaaatgtttctttcaatattaagCTTTTACATTTGGAAATCATGAAAAATGCCAATGAggttaaaacaaataaaaccagcCCAGAAACCAAGTCCTAAGACGTCTGACCTTGATCTGATCCAGGGAGAAGAGCTTGTCGGACATAATTCGTTGCTACCCAGAGATGAAGTCTGTGAACGACCGGGGGAAGGAGGTGACGGAATACAACAACAAGTACTGGCTGATGCTGAGCGAGGCCCATACCGCTAACCTTTATCCGGAAAAGGGGATGCAGAAGTGAGTCCAAACAGGAAACCACGAGGAGCTCCGCTCTTCCTGACAGCTCGTTTTGATTAGGTGATGCTGCTGAGGCAGAAATTTATAAGGGTAGATTAGTCATTATAttatagacagaaaaaaaaaagaatacagcTCTGCCAAAATAATCCCtgaaactttctagaaaaaaaggaaatttgagtttgaaaagtcaaaaaatggCTAGAAAAAACTGTAATCTTTAGATTAATCTGAAGTTTTCTAGAAACAACttggaaaagttttgtttttaattttctagcAAAAATTTGAGTGACATTTTCAGAattcttttctagaaaatttgagattaatctcaaaatttctgaattttattcCAGCAAATCTTCAACtgttcaaactcagaaatgtccttgttttttccaGAATATTTCTTAACTTGATCtcaaaat is a window of Xiphophorus hellerii strain 12219 chromosome 12, Xiphophorus_hellerii-4.1, whole genome shotgun sequence DNA encoding:
- the ptgesl gene encoding prostaglandin E synthase 2, which encodes MHCGALRKVNMAAACSRTLCKVGRSFLETPAAARTGTVSFLLGNAGAHGFRRGLSTGGPGFRSRLLSSVRAGGGRVLGCAFLLGGGLGLYQTLKLSVQQHLAEEDKKVSGDGLKMTLYQYKTCPFCSKVRAFLDFYGLPYDVVEVNPVMRQEIKWSAYRKVPILMVDGELQLNDSSVIISSLRTLMINKEKSLSDIIRCYPEMKSVNDRGKEVTEYNNKYWLMLSEAHTANLYPEKGMQKEEMKWRQWADDWLVHLVSPNVYRTTGEALASFDYIVREGKFGTLEGFFAKYIGAAAMFVISKRLKNRHNLQDDVRQDLYKAVNDWVAAIGKNRKFMGGDQPNLADLAVFGVLRVMEGLQAFDDMMENTKVKSWYRRMERATLNHEGRS